CTTGCCCGCCTGGCGCTCCTCGCCGTGGTGGTGTTTCCCGCCGATCGCCTCGATCGCGTCGTGGGTGAGGTTCGCTCCCGTCGTCACGAGCGCGTCGACGTAGCCGTCGCGGATGAGGTCCGCGACGATCCGCCGCATGCCGGTCGGGACCATCGCGCCCGCGAGCGAGACGAAGACGGTGCAGTCGTCGTCGGCCCACATCTCCGAGAGCACGTCCGCGGCGCCGTGGACCGACTCCGCGCCGATGCCCGCGTGGCCGTACTGCTCGACCAGCTCGGCGACGGTCATGCCGCCGCGGACCCGCGCGTGTCCGAGCGGGTCGTGGTCGAACGCCTCTCGGTGGGGCGGCTCCCACTCCCCGCCGTCGTCGCCGCCGGTGTCCTCGTCGCTCATTGTCGGGCGTGCGTCCGGGGGACGCTTGAAGCGCGTGGTTCACGGCGCCGGGCGTCCCGTACTTACAGCCCGGTCGGGTGGTCGATGTAGTGCGTCTCCAGCCCCCACTCCTCGGCGAGCGACTGCAGCGCGCGCACCCCGAACGTCTCGGTCGCGTAGTGGCCCGCGAGGAACACGGAGACGCCGGCTTCGCGCGCCTCGTGGTACGCCTTCCCCTTCCCCTCGCCGGTGACGAGCGCGTCGAGCCCCGACTGCTCGGCCTCGCGCAGCCAGTCGCTCCCGCTGCCCGTGACGATCCCCACGTCCTCGATCTCGTCGGGGCCGAAATCGAGCACCTGGACGCCCTCGCCGGCGTGGTCCAGCGCCGCCTCCAGCGTCCTCGCGAGTTCGTCGGCCGCGTAGCCGTCGGGGGCGACGCCGCGCTGGCCGACGTATTCGGGGCCAATCTCGCCGAACGGTTCGCGGTCGACGAGGTCGAGCACGTCGGCGACGCCGGCGGCGTTCCCCAGCTCCCGGTGGCCGTCGAGCGGGAGATGCGAGACGTACAGCGCCACGTCGTTCGCGACGAGCGGCTCGATGCGGTCGTACTCGCGGCCGGTCACCCGGTCGAGGCCGCCCCAGATCGTCCCGTGGTGAGTCACGAGCGCGTCGGCGCCGATATCGACGGCGGCCTCGGCGGTCGCCTCGACGGCGTCGACGGCGAACGCGACCGTCTCCACCTCGCCCTCGCGCGAGCCGACCTGGAGGCCGTTAGGGGAGGCGTCGAGGTCGGCGTACGCGTCGGTGTCCAGTTCAGCGTCGAGTCGGTCGACGAACTCCGAACGCTCCATGCCCGGGCGGACGGGCGGGGGCCGCTTGTAGCCACCGCGTCGGCGACGTTGATCGGTTCGGAACGGCGAGAAGAAGTCAGCGCGCGTCCGCGTGCGAGTACACCGCCTCACGCAGCAGCTTCCCGGCCAGCGCCGCCGCCTGCCCGTCGTCGCGGTCGTTCACCTCGACGGCGTCGATCCCGACGCAGTGGGGCGCGACCCCCCGGACGGCGTCGCGGATCTCGCGGGACGAGAGGCCGAACGGCTCCATCGTACCGGTGCCCGGCGCGAACCCCGGGTCGGCGCCGTCGATATCGATCGAGAGGTACGCCTCGCGGTCGTCGAAGCCGTCGAACTCGCCGACCCAGTCGGCCACGTCCTCGGGCGCGACGACGGTCACGTCGGGGGCGTCGGCGCGCTCCCACTCCTCGGGGGAGCCGGTGCGCGCGCCGAGCACGACCACCTCGTCGACGGTTGGGTGGTCGCCTCCCGAGCTCTCGTCGCTCTCGTATCCGTCGAGACAGCGCCGGACGACACACGCGTGGCTCAGCGGGTTGCCGTCGTAGGCGTCGCGGAGATCGAGGTGCGCGTCGACCGTGACGAGCACGTCGGGGGCGCTGGCGCGCACCCCCGCCCAGGTGACGGTGTGCTCGCCGCCCAAGAGGAGCGGGACGGCGTCGTCGATGACGGCCGCGCGCAGCTCGGCGGTCAGGTGATCGAGGTACTCGTCGAGTGCGTCCCACGCGGGCACGTCGCCCGCGTCGTGGACGCGGAGATCGGAGAAGAACGAATCCGTCCGTCGGTCGTAGTCGTCGTAGGTGGCGGCGAACTTGCGGACCCGCTCGGGTCCGAAGCGGGTCCCCGGCTGGAACGTCGTCGTCGCGTCGAGCGGCGCGCCCGTGAGGACGTACGCCGCCTCGTCGCGATCGGCGTTCGCGCCGGGGAATCGCATGGATTACCCGACGACCTTCCGCTGTCCCTCGTACTCGAGGTACTCGATGTTCTGGTCGGGCGTGAAGTCCTCGTCCTCGGGCACGCGCATCGTGAACGTCTCGTAGGTGTCGAGGTCCATGACCTGGGCGTCGTTGCCGGAGACGGAGACGACCTGGCCCTGCTTGCGCTGGATGATCGGCACCCACACCTTCGCGTCGACGGGCTGGGAGAGCGAGCGTTTCTTGTCGTCGAACACGCCCTTGCCCTCGATGCGGGCCTTCGCGCTCCCGTGCTTGCCGGGCTTCGCGGTGCTGTAGGCGTTGATCTTGCAGGGGGAGTCCTCCATCATCACGTAGCTCCCCTCTTGCAGCTCGCGGACCTGCTTCTGCTCTCTCGGCATACCACGCGGTTCCCGTCGGACCGGTATAAACGGTTTGATAGCGCCGGAGGCGCGGGAGATCCGCCACGCGCTGTGCCGAGCGAGCACGGCTCACTACGTGATTATCTCCCGTCACGACGAACGGGAACCATGACCGACGACACTGAGAGCTCGACCCGCGACGGACGGACCCGACCCGAAGCCGGCGACGAGACCGTCCGGGACGACGCCGGGGCCGTCCCGGGAACGATCGGCGAGGCGAGCGCGGCGGCCTCCGACCCGTCGCCCGACGACGAAACGCCGATGGCGAAGGTGTACTACGAGGACGGCGAGCCGGTGGTGCTCGCGGCCGCGTTCGTCATCGAGGACTGGCCGTGGGTCGTCGGCTTCGACCAGGCCGGCACCGACGGCTACGACTACGTCTCGATCCCGATCGACCGGATCGTCGGCGTTCGCAGCCCGCGGTACGCCGCCTTCTCGCACAACGGCCGTCGCGTCACCGCCTACGGCGTCATGGACGGGGAGACGCGGGAGTTCCGCGATCTGCTCCCGCTGTGAGGTACGATGCCGTCGCCGTCGGCGGCAACGGTAGCGGTCGCGGCGGCGGGCGACGGCATCGTCGCTGTCAGTGATGCCACCGCTGCCGGCGACGCCGTCACCAGTCGATGACTTGGCGGTCGCGCCAGAACCGCCCGCCGGGGCCGTCGCGAAAGCGCGCGAGCCACGTCGGCGTCTCCGCGCCCTCGGCGGGCGTCCGCGGGGCCTCCTCGCCGCCCATCTCGGTGTGGACCCAACCGGGACACGCCGAGTTGGCGATCAGCCCCTCGTCGGCGTACTCGCCGTGGAGGTACTTCGTGAGCCCGTTGAGCCCGGTCTTCGTCACGCGGTAGGCGGGCGATCCGCCGGACTGCTCCTCGACGAGTGCACTCATTCCCGAGGAGACGTTGACGATCCGCGGGTTGTCGGTGTTCAACATCGGCGGGAGCGCGTACTTGCACAGCAGCATGGGGCCGCGGAGGTTCACCGAGATGGAGTGGTCGATGTGGTGGGTCTGTTCCTCGTGCAGCGGCGCGCCGAAGTGGCCGACGCCGGCGTTGTTGACGAGGACATCGAGGCCGTCCTCGTCCTCGCCGATCCGGTTCAGCGCGTCCTGGATGTCGCCCTCCTGGCTCACGTCGAGGGTCACGCGCTCGTACTCGTCGGGGAGGTCGTAGGTGACGCTGCGCACGCCCGCGTAGACGGTCGCGCCCAGCTCGGCGAGGTTGCTCGCGATCTCGGCGCCGATGCCGCGGTTGGCGCCCGTGACGAGCGCGGCCTGCCCCGTGAGGTCGTCGTACAGGTCCGGCTCGGCGGCGGGCGTGCCCGCGTCGGCGTCGCTGTCGGTCATACCCGGCGTTGGGAGCCGGGACATTACGGCGTTTCGACCCGGAGCCGCCGGAGCGACTCGCCGGTCCACCGGTACGCGACCACCGCCTCGGGCGCGACGATCGCGTAGACGTATCCCGTCCACGTCGCGCGATCTCGGTCTGTCTCGGAGGGCGCGGCCGGGCCGCGGGGGTGGCTGTGGTAGAAGCCGACCACGTCGCTGCCGCGGGCCTCGGCGTCCTCGATCGCGGCGACCGTCTCCGCGGGGTCGAGCTCGTAGAAGCGATCGGGCTCGTCGGCGACGTTGTCGACGGGGACCGCCTCGTCGACGCGATCGGCCGTGCCCGCGTCTTGCTCCTCGCGTTCCGCGTCAGCGTCGCCCGCGCGGTCGCCGAGGAGGATCCCGCACACCTCCGCGGGCGCGCCGGCGACGCGGCGCTCGTGCAGGGTGTCGCGCACGTCGGCCGGGAGCAGGAGGCGGTCGGCGGTCACGGGAGCGGGCGTCGCCGGGTTACTCGAAGTCGCGCCGCATGGCGATCTCGAACCACGGGCACAGCCGCAGTTGGCGGTACCACTCGGGGTGCTCGTGGAGGTGTTCGTAGTCGACCCACAGCAGGCCCGCGATCTCCTCCTCGTCGGGGTCGAGCCCGTCGTCCTCCAGCGTGACCTTCAGGACGGCACACACCTCCCACTCCAGCCCCGCGTTCTCGAAGTAGCGCTTGTACTCGAAGCGGTCGGTGAGTGTCACCTCGTCGTACTGGTCGGGGGTGATGCCGAGCTCCTCCTCCAGCCGCTGGCGTGTGGCCTCCTTCTGCGTCTGGCCCTCGACGGGGTGGGAGGCGACCGTGCCGTCCCAGAAGGTGCCCCACAGGCGCTTGCCGGGCGCGCGTTGGCCCAGGAGAAGGCGGCCGTTCGAGTCGAAGACGAGGCAGGTGAACGCCCGGTGGCGGATGCCGTCCCCGGTGTGGGCGTCCAGCCGGTTCACGGTCCCCTGCGGGGTGTCGTCGCCGTCGACGGCGATCACGTCCTGGAGGGCGTTCTCGTGTTCCGGCTCCTCGTTCGCGGTCGCCGCGGCGTCGCTCGCGCCGGCGTCCTCTGTGCTCATACGGCGTGGGTCGTGAGGGCGGACCATGACCGCTTCGGTGTCGATCCGGTGTGGGAGCCGTATCGGCGGGAGCGGTCGAGGTCGAGGCGGCGACCACCGAGACCGCGACAGCGACGACGGACCACACCGCGACGGCGACGACGGACCACACCGCGACGGCGACGACGGACCACACCGCGACGGCGGCGACCTACCCGAGCCGCTCGTCCAGAATGAGCCGCGTCTTCGTCCCCTCGATCTCGTCGAGCTCGCGAGCGCGCGTGATGAGCTCGTTCACCGCGCGGGTGTCCACACAGTCGACGATGAGCACGATGTCCTCCTGGCCCGAAACCTGCCAGACGAAGTCGACCTCCTCCCAGTCGGCCAGCCGCTCGGAGACGGCGCTGGTGTTGACGTTCATGTCGACGCTGATCTCCACCATCGCCTTCACGTTCCCCGTGCGCGTGGTGACGGTGAAGCGCTCGATGACGCCCTCGCTGCTCATCCGGTCCACCCGGTTTCGCACCGTCCCCTCGCTCGTGCCGACCTCCTCGGCGATCTCCGTGTACGGCGTCCGCGCGTCCCGTCGCAGGAGGTTGAGGATGCGCCGGTCCAGGTCGTCCATGCACGCCCTTGCCGGAGGTGGCGCATAGTGGTTACGAATTTCGTAACGAATCTTCGAACGACGCACTTATGTGCCGTCCGATGATGTGTATCTCGTAATGGCGGACGCCTACGTCGCCCTGGCCGACGGCCGTGTCTTCGAGGCACGCGCCCGCGCGCCGGGCCGGACACGTGGTGAACTGGTGTTCACGACCGCGTACACCGGGTACGAGGAGTCGCTCACGGACCCCTCCTACGAGGAGCAGGTCCTCACGTTCTCCTACCCGTTGATCGGAAACTACGGCGTCCGAGCGGAGCGATTCGAGTCCGATCGCGTCCACCCGAACGCCGCGATCGCCCGCGAGTTCACCGACGACGTGGCCGAGTGGCTCGAGTCCGAGGGCGTGCCCGCGGTCGACCACCTCGACACCCGCGACATCGTCACGAGCGTGCGCGAGGAGGGCGCGATGGCCTGCGGCATCGCCGCCGGACCGGACGCGACCCCCGAGGCCGCGAAGGAGGAGCTGGAGCAGTGCGTCGAGATGTCCGACCACCTCGACATCGGCAAGCAGGTGTCGACTGACGAGCCGTACACCGTCGAGGGCGACGGCGAGTACGACGTGGCGCTCGTCGACTGCGGGATGAAGGGCTCCATCCCCTCCTCGCTGACCGAGCGCGGCGCCGACGTGCACGTGCTGCCGTACGACGTGGACGCCGAGACGGTCGCGGAGCTGGACCCGGACGTGCTGTTCGTCTCGAACGGCCCCGGCGACCCCGCGAACTTCGAGTCCGCGCAGGCGCTCGTCGAGGAGTTCGCCGGC
This genomic stretch from Halobaculum roseum harbors:
- a CDS encoding Lrp/AsnC family transcriptional regulator — its product is MDDLDRRILNLLRRDARTPYTEIAEEVGTSEGTVRNRVDRMSSEGVIERFTVTTRTGNVKAMVEISVDMNVNTSAVSERLADWEEVDFVWQVSGQEDIVLIVDCVDTRAVNELITRARELDEIEGTKTRLILDERLG
- a CDS encoding NUDIX hydrolase yields the protein MSTEDAGASDAAATANEEPEHENALQDVIAVDGDDTPQGTVNRLDAHTGDGIRHRAFTCLVFDSNGRLLLGQRAPGKRLWGTFWDGTVASHPVEGQTQKEATRQRLEEELGITPDQYDEVTLTDRFEYKRYFENAGLEWEVCAVLKVTLEDDGLDPDEEEIAGLLWVDYEHLHEHPEWYRQLRLCPWFEIAMRRDFE
- a CDS encoding translation initiation factor IF-5A yields the protein MPREQKQVRELQEGSYVMMEDSPCKINAYSTAKPGKHGSAKARIEGKGVFDDKKRSLSQPVDAKVWVPIIQRKQGQVVSVSGNDAQVMDLDTYETFTMRVPEDEDFTPDQNIEYLEYEGQRKVVG
- the carA gene encoding glutamine-hydrolyzing carbamoyl-phosphate synthase small subunit; the encoded protein is MADAYVALADGRVFEARARAPGRTRGELVFTTAYTGYEESLTDPSYEEQVLTFSYPLIGNYGVRAERFESDRVHPNAAIAREFTDDVAEWLESEGVPAVDHLDTRDIVTSVREEGAMACGIAAGPDATPEAAKEELEQCVEMSDHLDIGKQVSTDEPYTVEGDGEYDVALVDCGMKGSIPSSLTERGADVHVLPYDVDAETVAELDPDVLFVSNGPGDPANFESAQALVEEFAGEVPLAGICLGQQIVARAFGGDTEKMAFGHHGVNQPVRDVETGQVVMTTQNHGYSVADPGDLEVTQLNVNDDTAEGLKSDECAVITRQYHPEANPGPHDSLGFFDEVLEMAEGGSRTPVTAD
- a CDS encoding desampylase produces the protein MTADRLLLPADVRDTLHERRVAGAPAEVCGILLGDRAGDADAEREEQDAGTADRVDEAVPVDNVADEPDRFYELDPAETVAAIEDAEARGSDVVGFYHSHPRGPAAPSETDRDRATWTGYVYAIVAPEAVVAYRWTGESLRRLRVETP
- a CDS encoding Nif3-like dinuclear metal center hexameric protein, translating into MERSEFVDRLDAELDTDAYADLDASPNGLQVGSREGEVETVAFAVDAVEATAEAAVDIGADALVTHHGTIWGGLDRVTGREYDRIEPLVANDVALYVSHLPLDGHRELGNAAGVADVLDLVDREPFGEIGPEYVGQRGVAPDGYAADELARTLEAALDHAGEGVQVLDFGPDEIEDVGIVTGSGSDWLREAEQSGLDALVTGEGKGKAYHEAREAGVSVFLAGHYATETFGVRALQSLAEEWGLETHYIDHPTGL
- the speB gene encoding agmatinase, which produces MRFPGANADRDEAAYVLTGAPLDATTTFQPGTRFGPERVRKFAATYDDYDRRTDSFFSDLRVHDAGDVPAWDALDEYLDHLTAELRAAVIDDAVPLLLGGEHTVTWAGVRASAPDVLVTVDAHLDLRDAYDGNPLSHACVVRRCLDGYESDESSGGDHPTVDEVVVLGARTGSPEEWERADAPDVTVVAPEDVADWVGEFDGFDDREAYLSIDIDGADPGFAPGTGTMEPFGLSSREIRDAVRGVAPHCVGIDAVEVNDRDDGQAAALAGKLLREAVYSHADAR
- a CDS encoding SDR family NAD(P)-dependent oxidoreductase, which translates into the protein MTDSDADAGTPAAEPDLYDDLTGQAALVTGANRGIGAEIASNLAELGATVYAGVRSVTYDLPDEYERVTLDVSQEGDIQDALNRIGEDEDGLDVLVNNAGVGHFGAPLHEEQTHHIDHSISVNLRGPMLLCKYALPPMLNTDNPRIVNVSSGMSALVEEQSGGSPAYRVTKTGLNGLTKYLHGEYADEGLIANSACPGWVHTEMGGEEAPRTPAEGAETPTWLARFRDGPGGRFWRDRQVIDW